GGCCAAGAAATATTTCAAGGTGGACGAGTGCCTTGAGTTTGTGCTTAGCCCAGAGAAGTAGTGGGATGACCTGAAGGGAAGAAGCTGAATTAAATAATCGGAAATAATCTAGGAACCTTTGCGGAGCTCTGCTTGCGAAGGTTCCCAATTCAATATTAGGGAAATATGGGAAAACGTTTAACTGTGTTAGTTCTCCTGTCCATATTTTTATTGGGCCTAGGGGATATTACATATGCGCAAAAGCAGCTGACCGTTAAGGGTATCATTACCGATTTGGAAACGGGAGAGGCTCTGATCGGCGTAAACGTTGTTCTGAAGGGAACCACCTCCGGCGTAGTGACAAACTATGACGGACAATACAAATTCGGGGGGCTTGTTTCGGAAAACGTTCTGGTGTTTAGCTACATCGGGTATGAAGATCAGGAAGTGCAAGTGGGCAACCGTACCATCGTGGATATTCAGCTGAAGCCGGAATCGCAGACGCTGGAAGCGGTAATGGTATTTGGCGAGAGCCAAAAGGATACGAGGTCCATTACAGGTTCGGTTTCGAAAATCGATACCAAAGTGTTCTCGGCGGGAACGCCGGCGGGCTCGTTTGACCAGTTGTTGCAGGGGCAGGTTGCTGGATTGGCGATCCAAGCCAGCGGAGAACCTGGTGAGAAGGCGAAGATCAGGATTCGGGGCAATAACTCTTTTGGAGTACGAGCCAAGGACGACGCCGAGCTGTCGGCGGCGAACAGGGCAAACGAACCGTTATACATAATGAATGGTACGCCGATTTCGTCGGAAGTGTTTAACACAATCAACCCTGACGACATTGTGGATATCCGTGTTTTGAAAGACGGTCTTTCGACTGTGGAGTATGGTACGCGCGGTGCGAACGGCGTGATCGAGATCAAAACAAAGCGGGGTATTGTGGGCAAGACCACTTATAATGTCCGCTATCAGCATACCGTGAAGCCTATTTCGGGCCTTGGGGGAATTGAACTGATGGGATCGGCTGAGAAATTGGCCCTCGAACGCGAGCTTAGCGTAGTCAGCGGTTTGGGCTTTATCTACTCGCCAAAACCCGGGGACGACGAGGACGTGCTTCTTTACAAACAAAGAAAATACAAAGAGCTGGAAGGCAAGAATACGGATTGGCTTGAGGAACTTTCACGAGTTGGCCAAGTCAAAGACTTGCAGTTCAGCATGTCAGGCGGTAGCGACGATACCCGTTTCTATTTGTCGGGAAGCTACTACGACGAAGAGGGCGGTTACAAAAACTCTTGGGCCAAGCGTTTTACCACAAGGCTGAACTTGGACCATAACCTGAACAAAGACATGGCCGTTGGGGTGGACGCCTCAATCGGGCGAAGCCAGCGTTCACAGTCCAAAAGTTCGCCGGCGGCGTTGATCTACACTTTGCAACCTTATGAGACTCCCGGTAGCGAAGAGTTCATCGCCCGTACGCCGGGTAGCGGAAGCGTGAATTTTGCCGATCCGTTTGACGAACTCTATAAGCAATACGGAGAGAACAACTCTTGGCGAATCGATTTGAATTCTCGTTTCAACTGGACATTGCAAGATGGGTTGAATGCGAAAGCGTCGGTAGGAATGACATATAACGATACTGAGTACGATAATGTCAACTTGCCTAATGAGGATTTTCCAAACCAGACATCGTCAAAGTATCTTGGCTCACTGTCTAAAAACGAGTCAAAGTCGTTGGCCACTAGGGTGAACCTCGGACTTAATTTTATCCGCAATTATGGTGATCATATGATCACTGCCAGAGCGGGAACAGAATACATCCTGACAAATTACTGGAGCTTCGGATTTAAGAGTGTCGGACTTTCTCCGAAAGTGGACCCTGTAATAGGAATCAATCCGAATTCCAAAGTCAATTCGAACAAGCGTAGCGAAGCCCTCTTAGGTACTTACGCCCAAGCGAGTTACGGATATGATGATCGTTATGATATTTCGGGATCGTTCCGTTATGACGGCTCGTCAATCTTGCCCGAAGACAAACGTTTTGTTTCCGCTTGGGGTGTCGGTGGAGCTTGGAACGCCAAAAACGAGAGCTGGCTCACCAATACGGAACTGTTTGACCAACTGAAACTGCGGGTTTCGTATGGTGTGAACTACAATTCCGGCGGTATTCGTCAAACTTTAGGCTTGCCGTTCTACGACTTTACGGCCAGCGACACTTATCGTGGCCAGCGTACCCTTAACCTTTCGGAATTCTACAATCCCGATTTACGTTTCGAAAGAACCAAACAATGGAGTTTGGCCCTTGACTACGGTATTTTGGAACACCGCATTTACGGTACGGTGGAAGTTTACACCAAAAATACCGACGACTTGTTGGCTTCCATTAGTATCCCGTCCAGTAACGGATACAATGACCTGTTGCAGAATATTGGATCGCTTCGCAACAGAGGTATTGAGGTACAGGTTAGTGCGGTCAGTGTTCGTACGGACCATTTCCGCTGGACTACTAGCATGAACTTCTCGTACAACGTGAACGAGATTACGGACCTTTATTCTCAGGAAGAGCTGCGGGTAGGGTCTGAAGGTTATTTCAAAGTGGGCGAACCTGTAAACAGCGCTTTTGTGAAGCACTGGGCGGGAGTGAACCCCGTGAATGGCCAACCGCTTTACTATAGCCGTGATAATGGGGATCTGATTTACTCCGGACCTGCAAAACAGACTATCGGTTTCGGTACTTATGACCATCCGCTTACTGGAGGTTTTACCAATATTTTCAATTACAAAGATCTTGAGGTGTCGACCCTGTTCACATTTGCTTGGGGAGGTGTAAACTACAATAACCTCAAGGCGCTGATGATCCGAAATGTAAAGAACGGAGAAGTTCCCTACGATGGATTTCTCGGCGATATCTGGCTCAAACCCGGTGACGAAAAACCATTGCCGTATCCAAAATTCTTTACCGGAACTTCGGTTAACTCGCTGTTCTTGGAGAACGCCTCGTACATCCGCTGGAAGAACATCATCGTTCGCTATAACCTTTCGGAAAAGCTGAATATCAAAGGGGTGCAAGCGATAAAGCTGACAGCCCAGGCTAACAACCTGTTGACTATTACCGGCTATGAGGGTATTGACCCTGAGATTACCGGCGTGGGGCAACCTTTGCCTAGATCATTCACTCTCGGATTCGATGTTACTTTCTAACTCTGGGAACTCGACAAAATCTAGAAGACAATGAAAAACAAGATAAAAAACAGCCTGTTGGCCGTTCTTGCGTTATGCTTCTCGGCTTGTGGGCTATTGGATATAACCCCGGATAGCGTGGTGCCCGGAGAGAAGGCATTCAACGACATTCCGTCGTACCAAATGGCTCTCAACCGTCTGTACCGTGACCTTACCGAGACAGTGAGCAACATGCAGACGACTGACTTTGCCTCAGACGATTTCGGGACGGTGATTGAAGGCTACGCTTCCACTAATTTCTATATACACAAATGGGATTACGTATCCTTGCCGCAACCGTATGTTTGGAGCTACCAGTATATATTGGTTTCCAAGGCGAATGTATTGACAGATAACTACCAATATGTTCCGGCGCTTAACGAGAGCGAACAGGCTCGGAAAGACCAAATCCACGCTCAGGCTATCGCTATCAGGGCATGGTCGTTCTTCAATCTCGTACAATTGTATGCGGATCGTTTTGACGGATCAAACGGGTCGGAACTCGGAATTCCGCTGAAATTGAAATTGGATAGGGAGTACCTTCCCCAATCACCGATTCAGGCTGTATACGAACAGATTTTCTCGGATCTCGACAAAGCCGAGAAAGTGTTCACGACAACAGATTTCTCACCGGCTAGCACAGACAAAGCCTACGTTTTCGGACTGGAAGCGGTGCGTGCGCTTAAGGCCCGCGTGGCGCTTTTTATGGGCGACATGGAAAAAGCCAAAGAGAACGCAAGACACTTTGTCGACACTCCTCTACTCTCGAAGGACAATTACTGGATGCTTTGGGAGGATCAGTTCGGTTCCTTAAATAAGGAGATCATCTTTATGACCCACGACCTGAGCGACACCGACGATGCTGATTTGGTGGATTACTTCCAAATTTATGACGCTAATAAGGTCAAGCTTTCCAGCGACTTGATGGCGACGTTTGAAGCCGATGATATTCGTAAAACCTCAGATTATATCGCAAAAGACAAAACGCCTTACAAATACATCGTCCCCGTTAATGACCGAAATGACAAGATAGACCGGAAC
This Fulvitalea axinellae DNA region includes the following protein-coding sequences:
- a CDS encoding SusC/RagA family TonB-linked outer membrane protein, which codes for MGKRLTVLVLLSIFLLGLGDITYAQKQLTVKGIITDLETGEALIGVNVVLKGTTSGVVTNYDGQYKFGGLVSENVLVFSYIGYEDQEVQVGNRTIVDIQLKPESQTLEAVMVFGESQKDTRSITGSVSKIDTKVFSAGTPAGSFDQLLQGQVAGLAIQASGEPGEKAKIRIRGNNSFGVRAKDDAELSAANRANEPLYIMNGTPISSEVFNTINPDDIVDIRVLKDGLSTVEYGTRGANGVIEIKTKRGIVGKTTYNVRYQHTVKPISGLGGIELMGSAEKLALERELSVVSGLGFIYSPKPGDDEDVLLYKQRKYKELEGKNTDWLEELSRVGQVKDLQFSMSGGSDDTRFYLSGSYYDEEGGYKNSWAKRFTTRLNLDHNLNKDMAVGVDASIGRSQRSQSKSSPAALIYTLQPYETPGSEEFIARTPGSGSVNFADPFDELYKQYGENNSWRIDLNSRFNWTLQDGLNAKASVGMTYNDTEYDNVNLPNEDFPNQTSSKYLGSLSKNESKSLATRVNLGLNFIRNYGDHMITARAGTEYILTNYWSFGFKSVGLSPKVDPVIGINPNSKVNSNKRSEALLGTYAQASYGYDDRYDISGSFRYDGSSILPEDKRFVSAWGVGGAWNAKNESWLTNTELFDQLKLRVSYGVNYNSGGIRQTLGLPFYDFTASDTYRGQRTLNLSEFYNPDLRFERTKQWSLALDYGILEHRIYGTVEVYTKNTDDLLASISIPSSNGYNDLLQNIGSLRNRGIEVQVSAVSVRTDHFRWTTSMNFSYNVNEITDLYSQEELRVGSEGYFKVGEPVNSAFVKHWAGVNPVNGQPLYYSRDNGDLIYSGPAKQTIGFGTYDHPLTGGFTNIFNYKDLEVSTLFTFAWGGVNYNNLKALMIRNVKNGEVPYDGFLGDIWLKPGDEKPLPYPKFFTGTSVNSLFLENASYIRWKNIIVRYNLSEKLNIKGVQAIKLTAQANNLLTITGYEGIDPEITGVGQPLPRSFTLGFDVTF
- a CDS encoding RagB/SusD family nutrient uptake outer membrane protein; translation: MKNKIKNSLLAVLALCFSACGLLDITPDSVVPGEKAFNDIPSYQMALNRLYRDLTETVSNMQTTDFASDDFGTVIEGYASTNFYIHKWDYVSLPQPYVWSYQYILVSKANVLTDNYQYVPALNESEQARKDQIHAQAIAIRAWSFFNLVQLYADRFDGSNGSELGIPLKLKLDREYLPQSPIQAVYEQIFSDLDKAEKVFTTTDFSPASTDKAYVFGLEAVRALKARVALFMGDMEKAKENARHFVDTPLLSKDNYWMLWEDQFGSLNKEIIFMTHDLSDTDDADLVDYFQIYDANKVKLSSDLMATFEADDIRKTSDYIAKDKTPYKYIVPVNDRNDKIDRNLHYKHFRVAEQYLIYAEAILDTDKPEALRVVNKLREARGASALTDLDKASLLAERRKELFTEGLRFYDLKRLASELNIIVTRETGEVLSPGSELYNWKIPRDETDSNPHID